The Drechmeria coniospora strain ARSEF 6962 chromosome 02, whole genome shotgun sequence genome has a segment encoding these proteins:
- a CDS encoding NADH-ubiquinone oxidoreductase 21 kDa subunit codes for MAETTTKPSQSTYVGTSKVVQTQYPLIDNDPHFKRVVGYARTSDYVAGATAAAFAPAALLALEKFAPSHVGRGGFAKAMRLAGFVGLAGGFLYFYQRSSLRFYGATENEREVRMDMREMVDRVKAGQPLYGESKLSPYLQGVAARQSRYSALLLSTVPWFNFVNHDQHGVDTAKYYQQAERELEAERAAKGA; via the exons atggccgagacgacgacgaaaccGAGCCAATCGACCTATGTCGGAACGAGCAAGGTCGTCCAGACGCAGTATCCG CTCATCGACAATGACCC CCATTTCAAGCGCGTCGTTGGATATGCTCGGACGTCGGACTACGTGGCCGGcgcgaccgccgccgctttTGCCCCGGCTgcgctgctcgccctcgagaaGTTTGCGCCCTCTCATGTCGGAAGAGGAGGCTTCGCCAAGGCGATGAGGTTagccggcttcgtcggtcTCGCCGGTGGCTTCCTCTACTTCTACCAGCGCTCCAGCT TGCGCTTCTATGGCGCGACCGAGAACGAGCGCGAGGTGCGGATGGACATGCGCGAGATGGTCGATAGGGTCAAGGCCGGGCAGCCGCTGTACGGCGAGAGCAAGCTGAGCCCATACCTTCAAGGCGTCGCGGCCCGACAGAGCAGGTACTCGGCACTTTTGCTGAGCACGGTGCCGTGGTTCAACTTTGTCAATCACGACCAGCACGGTGTGGACACGGCAAAGTATTACCAGCAGGCCGAGAGGGAGCTGGAGGCGGAGCGGGCGGCCAAAGGTGCATGA
- a CDS encoding glucan endo-1,3-beta-glucosidase A1-like protein, whose protein sequence is MLQQAISLLLLCLDAANGLPRPESSFPRAVSSTRTVFLDDFSGLAVGSLPSRAKWTIDLGTSYPGGPSNWGTGETQVYTNRRTNIAITKYRTLKITPVRERDGTWTSARIETTKAWDFGCPLGQRLRVDAMIKLGADSTSKQLGIWPAFWALGSAYRGNYQNWPSVGEVDILESVNGQNKMHQIVHCDRAPGGVCNEFSGIGRAMDGIQRGLWHTFSWEVDRRPGLREETMTWFIDGRKHWTLKQSDLRSSSAWKALAQNSKMLLLNVAVGGSFPDAVAGYKTPTSRTVGGDGASMEVAWVYAYTSTK, encoded by the coding sequence ATGCTGCAACAGGCCATCAGTCTCCTTTTGCTGTGTCTCGATGCCGCCAACGGCTTACCGAGGCCCGAGTCATCCTTTCCCCGGGCCGTCAGCTCCACCCGTACGGTTTTCTTGGATGACTTttccggcctcgccgtcggctcgcTGCCGTCCCGGGCGAAGTGGACCATCGACCTCGGGACTTCGTACCCGGGCGGCCCCAGCAACTGGGGCACGGGCGAGACGCAGGTGTACACGAACCGGCGGACCAAcatcgccatcaccaagTACCGAACGCTGAAGATCACGCCGGTCCGGGAGCGGGACGGAACGTGGACGTCGGCGCGCATCGAGACGACCAAGGCGTGGGACTTTGGCTGCCCGCTCGGTCAGCGGCTGCGAGTGGATGCCATGATcaagctcggcgccgactcgACGTCGAAGCAGCTCGGCATCTGGCCGGCCTTTTGGGCACTCGGGTCAGCCTACCGCGGCAACTACCAGAACTGGCcgtccgtcggcgaggtcgacatcCTCGAGTCGGTGAACGGGCAGAACAAGATGCACCAGATCGTCCACTGCGACCGCGCGCCCGGCGGCGTCTGCAACGAGTTCTCGGGCATCGGCCGAGCTATGGACGGCATCCAGCGTGGCCTCTGGCACACCTTTTCGTGGGAGGTAGACCGCCGGCCAGGCCTGCGGGAGGAGACGATGACCTGGTTCATCGACGGCCGGAAGCACTGGACCCTGAAACAGTCGGATTtgaggagcagcagcgccTGGAAAGCGCTCGCACAGAACAGCAAGATGCTGCTCCtcaacgtcgccgtcggcggctcgtttcccgatgccgtcgccggatACAAGACGCCCACGAGCCGAACGGTGGGAGGCGATGGCGCGAGCATGGAGGTCGCCTGGGTGTACGCGTACACGAGCACGAAATAA
- a CDS encoding hypothetical protein (related to Chromosome segregation in meiosis protein 3) has translation MPSATASAPPRHDALDNYTVDDLSDDPFASPSPPSSAKRKEPSSSGLGIDEEVSVKKRARVPNVKLDEERLLGPAGIPKLRERAGSLKIKGKGHEFSDTARLLSFYQLWLDDLFPKARFLDALAMVEKAGHKKQVMVARDGWIKEGSQKSHVHDDDNEDDDDGGKTLPLMDEKEGTGAVEGSGSRPGEQPARPQTPQSDTEVPDADDLYGVTPRRPPARENAFDEDDVDALQAEAEGWGNPQAQARRPRPPPSTNEDEDDLDALIAEAEGQDVRQNVHPSGDGSGGKESGYDFDEEEAAMHELEGA, from the coding sequence ATGCCTTCTGCAACCGCGTCGGCACCTCCCCGCCATGACGCACTTGACAACTATACCGTCGATGACCTCTCCGACGACCCGTTCGCGTCGCCGAgcccgccatcctcggcgaaGCGAAAAgagccgagctcgagcggcctcggcatcgacgaggaggtctCCGTAAAGAAGCGCGCGCGCGTACCCAACGTCAAGCTTGACGAGGAACGGCTCCTCGGCCCTGCAGGCATCCCGAAACTGCGCGAACGCGCCGGCAGCCTCAAGATCAAAGGCAAGGGCCACGAATTCTCCGACACGGCACGCCTTCTTTCCTTTTATCAGCTCTGGCTCGACGACCTCTTTCCCAAGgcccgcttcctcgacgctcTAGCCATGGTGGAAAAGGCCGGCCACAAGAAGCAAGTCATGGTGGCGCGGGATGGCTGGATCAAAGAGGGCAGTCAAAAATCCCACgtgcacgacgacgacaatgaggacgatgacgacggtggcaaGACATTGCCGTTGATGGATGAGAAGGAGGGCACGGGCGCGGTCGAGGGCAGTGGAAGCAGGCCGGGTGAGCAACCAGCCAGGCCGCAAACACCACAGTCAGACACGGAGGTGCCCGATGCAGACGATCTTTACGGCGTCACGCCACGACGTCCACCTGCTCGTGAGAATGCATTCGATGAGGATGATGTCGACGCTCTGCAAGCGGAGGCGGAGGGATGGGGCAACCCTCAGGCTCAggcacgacggccacggccaccaccatcgacgaacgaggacgaggacgacttGGATGCCTTgatcgccgaggccgaggggcaAGATGTACGCCAAAACGTGCACCCGTCGGGCGACGGTtccggcggcaaggagagCGGATATGATtttgacgaggaggaggcagcGATGCACGAGTTGGAGGGGGCATGA
- a CDS encoding Transcriptional activator hac1, with product MEFQSTSPTVKYEQSPLEAYVPASGDDLTSLFTPTTPSSASTMNPLEMMTPQSYSDDRSRLSVVPEENTEDDLDDETPAGSEKKAKKRKSWGQVLPEPKTNLPPRKRAKTDDEKEQRRVERVLRNRRAAQSSRERKRLEVEALEKRNKELETLLLNAQKANLALVEELNRVRRDSGVSTRSSSPLDSLRDDQVTLSQQLFGPQDKPKTPTPRVDGLILSTAIPTVNPASISPERSPVPDAPSAAPEMPDVVRPAVSNVGGAAQVVPELADSGVAPLGLDYFPPRDPGFGVGHSFGMPTAADADRYVLESGLLSSPISSTLGDDYMAGDYPAGNGFDFFNMDDFLHDEANHVASDIVAASNFAAADHGLELHVQDAEIQVY from the exons ATGGAGTTTCAGTCCACCTCGCCGACCGTCAAGTACGAGCAGTCGCCGCTCGAGGCGTACGTCCCGGCCTCGGGCGACGACCTCACGTCCCTCTTCACCCCCACCacgccttcctcggcgagcacgaTGAACCCGCTCGAGATGATGACGCCCCAGTCCTACTCGGACGACAGGTCACGACTCTCGGTCGTGCCCGAGGAGAACACCGAGgatgacctcgacgacgagacccCCGCCGGCTCggagaagaaggccaagaaACGCAAGTCGTGGGGTCAAGTCCTCCCGGAACCCAAGACCAACCTCCCTCCAAG GAAACGAGCCAAGACAGACGACGAAAAGGAGCAGCGCCGCGTCGAGCGCGTCCTGCGCAATCGCCGCGCCGCCCAGTCCTCGAGGGAACGCAAGcggctcgaggtcgaggccctcgagaAGCGCAACAAGGAGCTCGAGACGCTCCTCCTCAACGCCCAAAAGGCcaacctcgccctcgtcgaggagctcaacCGCGTCCGCCGAGACTCGGGCGTCTCCACCcgatcctcgtcgcccctcGATTCCCTCCGCGACGACCAGGTCACCCTGTCCCAGCAGCTCTTCGGCCCCCAGGACAAGCccaagacgccgacgcctcgggtcgacggcctcatcctctcgacggccatccCCACCGTCAACCCCGCCTCCATCTCGCCCGAGCGCAGCCCCGTCCCCGAcgccccgtcggcggcgccggagaTGCC AGATGTTGTGCGACCTGCAGTGTCAAACGTCGGCGGAGCTGCCCAAGTCGTTCCTGAACTCGCAGACTCCGGCGTCGCCCCCCTTGGCCTGGACTATTTTCCTCCACGCGACCCTggcttcggcgtcggccattCTTTCGgcatgccgacggccgctgACGCAGATCGCTATGTCCTCGAGAGCGGGCTTCTCTCTTCTCCCATCTCCTCGACTCTTGGCGACGATTATATGGCTGGTGACTATCCCGCCGGCAACGGCTTCGACTTCTTCAACATGGACGACTTCCTCCACGACGAAGCAAACCACGTCGCCTCCGACATTGTGGCAGCGAGCAACTTCGCCGCTGCGGAccacggcctcgagctgcaCGTCCAAGATGCTGAGATTCAAGTCTATTAG
- a CDS encoding vacuolar protein-sorting-associated protein 46, with the protein MSNRQLARDTQVEFQARFQAKQARREAQKAAKQDPMLKKQIQDLLKKGETQKAYQKAKVLLSKQALAQQMDQMADMAELSAAQIQANNSMNRMTHMMAQSSRTMGVAQKSTNPEKTLVTLEQFKQQNEDYAMSNGIYQDAITQSTSTQVGEDAVHELLGKLADDAGVELSLELNKATPAASEPQGQQQANDPTAEEEDKLQQRLRALRA; encoded by the exons atgtcgAACCGTCAGCTCGCCCGCGACACCCAGGTGGAGTTCCAGGCCCGCTTCCAGGCCAAGCAGGCCCGCCGCGAGGCCCAGAAAGCCGCCAAGCAGGATCCGATGCTCAAGAAGCAGATCCAGGACCTGCTCAAGAAGGGCGAGACCCAAAAAGCCTACCAAAAGGCCAAGGTTCTCCTCTCCAAGCAGGCCCTCGCCCAGCAGATGGACCAGATGGCCGACATGGCCGAGCTGTCGGCGGCCCAGATCCAGGCCAACAACTCGATGAACCGCATGACGCACATGATGGCCCAGTCGTCTCGCACCATGGGCGTCGCCCAGAAGAGCACGAATCCGGAAAAG accctcgtcaccctcgaGCAGTTCAAGCAGCAAAACGAAGACTACGCCATGTCCAACGGCATCTATCAGGACGCCATCACCCAGTCCACCTCGAcgcaggtcggcgaggacgccgtgcacgagctcctcggcaagctcgccgacgacgccggcgtcgagctgtcGTTGGAGCTGAACAAGGCGACCCCCGCCGCCTCGGAACCCCAaggccagcagcaggccaacgacccgacggccgaggaggaggataaGCTTCAGCAGCGGCTGAGAGCGCTGCGCGCTTGA
- a CDS encoding UbiD family decarboxylase, whose product MELTTSLAVESWILYVVGVVVVVARLVSRSIKLGKWSRLQLDDYLIVFALVNFTGVVVSINEVAKNGSNYMDADAAAALDDHGVQRAVYGSIMTFVLEVFTLTAIWTVKACLLLLYARLTRNTLPKQHLLVKMVAWYCALTYLVAMFMFIFFWCHPTVEYWAVPVRNRRQHAAPRRRPWPADEDRAMRDILAAILNRYCNFSSPNSYVFLFWYVAEVGVAMMVGNLPLCWPIVRLMMGSREATQTPSYQIETIGGEGRKNRRAKPLAAARASIMSIEWGKLDDQECGPTAREAPHSHHAASEQGSQIELVLREHDLSLHDDDAVAAGEEKETASERRVILTGSAEPKGDMDSAMKPVDVISDSQLDR is encoded by the exons ATGGAGCTGACGACGTCGCTGGCCGTCGAGTCGTGGATCCTCTAcgttgtcggcgtcgtcgtcgtcgtcgcccgtctcgTCTCCCGCAGCATCAAGCTGGGGAAATGGAGCAGGCTCCAGCTGGATGACTATCTCATCGTCTTCGCCCTC GTCAACTTtaccggcgtcgtcgtctccatcAACGAGGTGGCCAAGAACGGCAGCAACTACATGGACgcggatgccgccgccgccctcgacgaccacGGCGTCCAGAGGGCCGTCTACGGCAGCATCATGACCTTTGTCCTCGAGGTCTTCACCCTCACGGCCATATGGACCGTCAAGgcctgcctgctgctgctctaCGCGCGGCTGACGCGGAACACGCTGCCGAAGCAGCACCTGCTCGTCAAGATGGTCGCTTGGTACTGCGCCCTGACctacctcgtcgccatgtTCATGTTCATCTTCTTCTGGTGCCACCCGACCGTCGAGTACTGGGCCGTGCCCGTTCGGAACCGTAGGCAACACGCGGCACCGCGGCggaggccatggccggctgACGAGGACAGGGCAATGCGCGAC ATTCTTGCCGCCATCCTCAACCGATACTGCAACTTCAGCTCGCCCAACTCGTACGTCTTCCTGTTCTGGTACGTGGCCgaagtcggcgtcgccatgatGGTCGGCAACCTGCCCCTGTGCTGGCCCATCGTACGCCTGATGATGGGCAGCCGGGAGGCGACGCAAACGCCGTCGTACCAGATCGAGACGATTGGCGGCGAGGGTCGCAAGAATCGACGGGCCAAACCCCTCGCCGCGGCAAGGGCGAGCATCATGAGCATCGAGTGgggcaagctcgacgaccaGGAATGCGGCCCGACGGCCAGGGAGGCACCGCATAGCCACCACGCGGCGTCGGAACAGGGGAGCCAGATTGAGCTGGTGCTACGGGAACACGACCTGAGCctgcacgacgacgacgcggtcgccgcgggcgaggaaaaggaaaccgcgagcgagcggcgagTCATTCTCACGGGGTCGGCGGAACCCAAGGGAGACATGGACTCGGCCATGAAGCCGGTGGACGTGATTTCGGATTCGCAGCTCGACCGATGA
- a CDS encoding pyruvate dehydrogenase E1 component beta subunit, whose translation MSRLLRPAARLTRTAAVKAPAAASFAARIPRAGASPVFFGAQQSRRYAEGAGVKEYTVREALNEALAEELESNPKVFILGEEVAQYNGAYKVTKGLLDRFGDKRVIDTPITESGFCGLAIGAALSGLHPVCEFMTFNFAMQAIDQIVNSAGKTLYMSGGIQPCNITFRGPNGFASGVAAQHSQDYSAWYGSVPGLKVVSPWSAEDAKGLLKAAIRDPNPVVVLENELMYGQSFPMSEAAQKDNFVLPFGKAKIERAGKDLTIVSLSRCVGQSLVAAENLKKKYGVEAEVINLRSIKPLDVESIIKSVKKTRHLLSVESGYPAFGVGSEILALTMEYAFDYLDAPAQRVTGAEVPTPYAQKLEEMSFPTEQLIEDYAAKLLKV comes from the exons ATGTCGCGACTCCTCCGACCAGCAGCTCGCCTGAcgcgcaccgccgccgtcaaggctcccgccgccgcttccttcGCCGCCCGTATCCCCCGAGCCGGCGCCTCGCCCGTCTTCTTCGGCGCCCAGCAGAGCAGGAGGTACGCCGAGGGGGCCGGCGTCAAGGAGTACACGGTCCGTGAGGCCCTCAACGaggcgctcgccgaggagctcgagtcCAACCCCAAGGTCttcatcctcggcgaggaggtcgCCCAGTACAACGGCGCCTACAAGGTCACCAAGGGCCTCCTCGATCGCTTCGGCGACAAGCGCGTCATCGACACGCCCATCACCGAGAGCGGCTTCTgcggcctcgccatcggtGCCGCCCTGAGCGGTCTGCACCCGGTC TGCGAGTTCATGACCTTCAACTTTGCCATGCAGGCCATCGACCAGATCGTCAACTCGGCCGGCAAGACGCTCTACATGTCGGGTGGCATCCAGCCCTGCAACATCACCTTCCGCGGGCCCAACGGCTTCGCctcgggcgtcgccgcccagcaCTCGCAGGACTACTCCGCCTGGTACGGGAGCGTCCCCGGCCTCAAGGTCGTCTCGCCCTggagcgccgaggacgccaagGGCCTGCTCAAGGCCGCCATCCGCGACCCGaaccccgtcgtcgtgctcgagAACGAGCTCATGTACGGCCAGTCCTTCCCCATGTCCGAGGCCGCCCAGAAGGACAACTTTGTGCTGCCCTTTGGCAAGGCCAAGATCGAGCGCGCCGGCAAGGACCTCACCATAGTCAGCCTGTCGCGCTGCGTCGGCCagtccctcgtcgccgccgagaacCTGAAGAAGAAgtacggcgtcgaggccgaggtcatCAACCTCCGCTCCATCAAgcccctcgacgtcgagtccATCATCAAGTCGGTCAAGAAGACACGCCACCTGCTCTCGGTCGAGTCCGGCTACCCGGCCTTTGGCGTCGGCTCCGAGATTCTCGCCCTCACCATGGAGTACGCGTTCGACTACCTCGACGCCCCCGCCCAGCGCGtcaccggcgccgaggtGCCGACCCCCTACGCCcagaagctcgaggagatgAGCTTCCCCACCGAGCAGCTCATCGAGGACTACGCCGCCAAGCTGTTGAAGGTCTGA